The following proteins are encoded in a genomic region of Paenibacillus sp. FSL H3-0469:
- a CDS encoding VOC family protein — MKLCGVCILTDNAPRLAEFYEIVLKESPVVEGTHYGFDCAQLAVYNPGQVNVVNDKNMSLMFYVHDVLAEYNRLMQAIPGIGITSPPERRPWGAYSFWFLDPDGNTVSFIEQR; from the coding sequence ATGAAGCTTTGTGGAGTCTGTATCCTCACTGACAATGCGCCGCGTCTGGCTGAATTTTATGAAATCGTGCTTAAGGAGTCTCCGGTTGTGGAAGGAACGCATTACGGATTTGACTGCGCCCAGCTTGCGGTCTACAATCCGGGCCAAGTGAACGTGGTCAATGACAAAAATATGTCTCTAATGTTCTATGTCCATGATGTCTTGGCTGAATATAACCGTCTAATGCAAGCCATCCCCGGCATCGGGATCACCTCTCCACCTGAGCGCAGACCGTGGGGCGCCTACTCGTTCTGGTTCCTTGATCCCGACGGGAATACCGTAAGCTTCATTGAGCAGAGGTAG
- a CDS encoding serine hydrolase domain-containing protein — protein MGFIHFATLHFRPVTAESLFELGSTTKAVTALAEFLLQNQGTLAYTDDVLKYLPGFASTSDLAVW, from the coding sequence ATGGGGTTTATTCATTTTGCTACCCTCCATTTTAGGCCTGTCACTGCAGAGTCGCTCTTTGAACTCGGTTCAACGACCAAGGCCGTTACGGCTCTGGCAGAGTTTTTGCTACAGAACCAGGGAACTTTGGCTTATACCGATGATGTCCTGAAATATCTACCAGGGTTTGCTTCAACCTCGGACCTAGCAGTATGGTGA
- a CDS encoding inositol monophosphatase family protein: MKFDLRELALFAEQTVTKAGDRISDLRNREKIEVNYKDAGELVTSADLLSERIIQEAIKGTFQGHRILSEEDGVHNWDKFNFDGPVWVVDPLDGTVNFARNLPHYGISLAFALDGVVLAGAVYAPDLNSTYIGIKGEGSYYNGELLRIRECTSLLDAVIGTGFPHDPAQVQPAIERVNRLRKNCRDIRRFAAPTVDICYVASGKLDAHTESLSPWDVAAAGLIAREAGALTCHVQAVPDNIPVELYGEEVVFTTPGICEDLLTLLRMEST, encoded by the coding sequence ATGAAGTTCGACCTTCGAGAATTAGCGTTGTTTGCAGAACAGACCGTAACCAAAGCAGGTGACAGAATTTCCGATTTGCGTAACCGTGAAAAAATTGAAGTGAATTACAAGGATGCAGGGGAACTCGTAACATCAGCTGATTTGCTGTCGGAAAGAATCATTCAAGAGGCCATAAAGGGGACATTTCAAGGTCATCGAATTCTTTCGGAAGAAGATGGAGTACATAACTGGGATAAGTTCAATTTTGACGGTCCGGTTTGGGTGGTTGACCCTTTAGATGGAACAGTTAATTTTGCCCGGAACCTGCCGCATTACGGCATATCATTGGCTTTTGCCCTTGATGGCGTAGTACTGGCAGGAGCCGTGTATGCACCCGATTTGAATAGTACCTATATAGGAATTAAAGGAGAAGGCTCCTATTACAATGGTGAGCTTTTAAGAATTCGTGAATGCACTTCACTACTAGATGCTGTCATTGGTACAGGTTTCCCGCATGATCCAGCTCAAGTTCAGCCAGCAATTGAAAGAGTGAACCGGCTCAGAAAAAACTGTCGTGACATTAGGCGTTTCGCCGCACCAACAGTAGACATTTGTTATGTGGCTTCCGGAAAGTTAGATGCTCATACAGAAAGTCTATCACCGTGGGACGTAGCCGCTGCTGGTTTGATTGCACGGGAGGCGGGAGCATTGACTTGCCATGTACAAGCGGTGCCAGATAACATCCCTGTAGAACTTTATGGTGAAGAGGTTGTATTCACGACACCTGGAATCTGCGAGGATCTCTTGACGTTATTGCGAATGGAATCTACTTGA
- a CDS encoding sigma-70 family RNA polymerase sigma factor translates to MLPLHVISTLETEEDKKFISELYLQYYPLMKKKAYEVTYDYNVVDDLINDAFIKLIERIETLSLLEGSKRTTYIAYTIRNISINYIKRRAKKHKYMFLGLSDEMIESISDVNATVEEISTAKETNEEIAKLLEQLSERDRYLLYHKYNLEMSDKEISQVMDIPVNNIRGYLTRARRRALNILKNEGL, encoded by the coding sequence ATGCTTCCTTTACATGTCATCTCAACTTTAGAGACAGAAGAGGATAAAAAATTCATAAGCGAATTATATCTACAATATTACCCTTTAATGAAGAAAAAGGCCTATGAGGTTACATACGATTACAATGTGGTCGATGATCTGATTAATGATGCTTTTATAAAATTGATTGAAAGAATTGAAACTTTATCGCTACTTGAGGGTTCCAAAAGGACTACATACATTGCCTACACCATAAGAAACATTTCTATTAATTATATTAAGAGGCGAGCTAAAAAACATAAATATATGTTTCTGGGGTTGTCAGATGAAATGATAGAATCTATTTCCGATGTCAATGCTACAGTAGAAGAGATTAGTACTGCTAAAGAAACAAACGAAGAAATTGCTAAATTATTGGAGCAGTTATCCGAACGTGACAGATACCTACTCTATCATAAATACAACCTAGAAATGAGTGATAAAGAGATCTCTCAAGTTATGGACATCCCGGTAAATAATATTAGAGGATATTTAACCCGTGCCCGGCGGAGAGCTTTAAATATACTGAAAAATGAGGGGCTATAA
- a CDS encoding DUF6809 family protein has protein sequence MIIILEDFYYGKMRPNELNNTCNPEVQKIDQNIIDLLQVLKERLPEEDFNQVEQLYDLQSDANSLQSALSFIQGYKIGALMMIEVFRGEK, from the coding sequence ATGATCATTATTTTGGAGGATTTTTATTACGGCAAAATGCGTCCGAATGAACTCAACAATACATGCAATCCTGAGGTACAGAAGATTGATCAAAATATCATTGATTTATTGCAGGTGCTCAAAGAAAGACTACCCGAAGAAGATTTCAACCAAGTGGAGCAGCTGTATGATTTGCAGAGTGACGCAAATTCTTTACAGTCGGCTTTGTCTTTTATTCAAGGATATAAAATAGGTGCGTTAATGATGATTGAGGTGTTTAGGGGGGAGAAGTAG
- a CDS encoding amidohydrolase codes for MKTLIKGATILTMGNEEPYIGDILIDGDRIADIQSIISTGADVVIHGEGMAAMPGLINAHQHTPMSLLRGFSDDLKLMDWLNQKMLPAEARMTPEDIYWGAKLAMAEMIKSGTTAFADMYIHMNEIAAAVEEVGMRASLTRGLTFLENDGGRRMSEALDLVRHWSGAAEGRITTMLGPHSPYTVPPQPFREIIDWAEQENIPIHTHLAETKEEVIQIREKYNQTPTEYLYHLGLFERAHVLLAHSVHLNRRDIVYLKSMRGGVSHNPVSNLKLGCGIAPIKDMADQGITIGLGTDGAGSATTLDMFEEIRAATWLQKLDYGDPTKLPAMDTLRMATAGSAELLRIAHEVGTLEIGKKADIILIDMRKPHLQPIHNIHSLLAYSANGADVDTTIVNGKVLMQGRQLLTIDEDELLEQVSLRSKRIVEGI; via the coding sequence ATGAAGACGTTAATCAAAGGCGCGACCATCTTAACCATGGGAAACGAGGAACCATATATCGGGGATATTCTCATCGACGGGGACCGCATAGCGGACATTCAGTCCATCATCTCCACCGGGGCAGATGTGGTCATTCATGGCGAGGGTATGGCAGCAATGCCTGGGCTAATCAACGCTCACCAACACACACCTATGAGCTTGTTGCGGGGATTTTCCGACGATTTGAAGCTTATGGATTGGTTGAACCAGAAAATGCTCCCTGCTGAAGCGCGAATGACTCCAGAGGATATCTATTGGGGAGCGAAGCTCGCGATGGCGGAAATGATTAAATCGGGTACGACTGCCTTCGCCGACATGTACATCCATATGAATGAAATCGCGGCAGCAGTAGAAGAGGTCGGTATGCGGGCTTCTTTAACGCGGGGGCTCACCTTCCTCGAAAATGACGGAGGGCGGCGAATGTCGGAGGCGCTCGATCTTGTTCGTCACTGGAGCGGTGCAGCAGAAGGCAGAATCACGACCATGCTGGGGCCGCATTCCCCTTACACAGTTCCTCCGCAGCCCTTTAGAGAGATTATCGACTGGGCGGAGCAGGAGAACATTCCGATACATACTCATTTGGCCGAAACGAAAGAAGAAGTCATTCAGATACGGGAAAAGTATAATCAGACCCCAACCGAATATTTGTATCACCTCGGTCTGTTTGAACGGGCACATGTGCTCCTCGCACATAGCGTGCATCTAAATCGCCGTGATATTGTGTATTTGAAAAGTATGCGGGGTGGCGTGTCCCATAATCCAGTAAGCAATCTCAAGCTTGGCTGCGGCATAGCGCCGATCAAGGATATGGCTGACCAAGGGATTACCATTGGTTTAGGCACGGATGGGGCGGGCAGCGCCACCACGTTAGATATGTTCGAGGAAATCCGGGCTGCAACATGGCTGCAAAAGTTGGATTACGGGGACCCCACGAAGCTTCCCGCTATGGATACTCTTCGCATGGCGACGGCTGGAAGTGCGGAATTGCTCCGCATTGCCCATGAGGTGGGCACATTGGAAATCGGGAAGAAGGCAGATATCATCTTGATTGATATGAGAAAACCGCACTTGCAGCCTATACACAACATCCATTCACTGCTCGCATACAGCGCTAACGGAGCGGATGTGGACACCACCATCGTTAACGGAAAAGTGTTAATGCAAGGCCGTCAACTGCTCACCATTGATGAAGACGAGTTATTGGAGCAAGTGTCGCTGCGCTCTAAGCGTATCGTTGAAGGCATCTAA
- a CDS encoding MerR family transcriptional regulator, giving the protein MKIKEVADMLKISQRAIRFYEEKGLIAPSKQDDNQYRRFDEEDIWRLQTIIALRESGMPVSEIRTALLDIEDQGNSQLRYLLELQRSVMFTKWVEMQQIIETTDQMIETLKKDHTLPLDDIYILAEGSRRLREQRTWKDKWGYDRLAGVHDQLVQEDTRKYGDYDEALRLVVKWVSPIHGERGLDIGTGTGNLAGRLIHEGVVMAGVDQSNEMLKECQRKFPEMETKLGNFLALPYLDGKFDFIVSSFALHHLTSEQMLLSIQEMRRVLKPHGRICIADLMIDGEGSTTHEGDEDSILLPKLIDLLEDSGCITKHLKVNRLLHVVLAVPIR; this is encoded by the coding sequence ATGAAAATAAAAGAAGTCGCTGATATGCTGAAAATATCGCAGCGCGCGATTCGGTTTTACGAAGAAAAAGGTCTTATTGCTCCTTCCAAACAAGATGACAATCAGTATCGGAGGTTTGACGAAGAAGACATTTGGCGCTTGCAGACGATCATTGCACTCAGGGAATCAGGAATGCCGGTTAGTGAGATTCGGACAGCACTACTGGATATCGAAGACCAAGGAAACAGTCAATTACGATATTTATTGGAACTCCAGCGATCCGTCATGTTCACCAAGTGGGTCGAAATGCAGCAGATTATCGAGACAACAGACCAAATGATTGAAACCCTTAAGAAAGATCATACCCTTCCGCTTGACGACATTTACATTCTGGCGGAGGGTTCGAGAAGACTGAGAGAACAACGGACATGGAAGGATAAGTGGGGGTATGACCGTTTGGCCGGCGTTCACGATCAGTTGGTTCAAGAGGACACACGGAAATATGGGGACTATGATGAGGCGCTGCGCCTCGTCGTGAAATGGGTTTCGCCCATCCATGGAGAACGGGGCTTGGATATTGGAACGGGTACGGGAAATTTAGCCGGCCGACTGATCCATGAAGGCGTGGTGATGGCTGGGGTGGATCAGTCCAACGAAATGCTAAAGGAGTGCCAGCGTAAATTTCCAGAGATGGAGACCAAGCTTGGCAATTTCCTGGCATTGCCGTACCTTGACGGGAAATTTGATTTTATTGTTTCGAGCTTTGCCCTGCATCATCTGACGAGCGAACAAATGCTGCTCTCTATTCAGGAGATGCGCAGGGTCTTAAAACCTCACGGACGGATCTGCATCGCCGATTTGATGATTGACGGGGAAGGAAGCACAACGCATGAAGGTGATGAGGATTCTATTCTACTCCCCAAGCTCATTGATTTATTAGAGGATAGCGGATGCATCACGAAACACCTTAAAGTAAATCGATTGTTGCATGTTGTTTTAGCAGTACCAATCCGGTAA
- a CDS encoding helix-turn-helix transcriptional regulator, whose protein sequence is MYTRIRDLREDKDLTQQQMAELLNITQATYSRYENGNLDVPSAVLITLATFHNVSIDYILGQTDSPKRYPSRK, encoded by the coding sequence ATGTATACAAGAATCCGCGACTTACGCGAAGATAAGGATCTGACACAGCAACAAATGGCTGAGCTTTTAAACATTACGCAAGCCACCTATTCCCGCTACGAGAATGGAAATTTAGATGTTCCAAGTGCCGTTCTAATTACGTTGGCTACTTTTCATAATGTTAGTATCGATTATATCTTGGGGCAGACTGATAGCCCTAAGCGTTATCCTTCAAGAAAATAA
- a CDS encoding helix-turn-helix transcriptional regulator: MYTKIRDLREDKDLTQQQMADLLHITQTTYSRYENGILDLPSAVLIKLANFHNVSVDYILGQTTIPKRYPPTND; this comes from the coding sequence TTGTATACAAAAATCCGCGACTTACGCGAAGATAAAGATCTAACACAGCAACAAATGGCTGATCTATTACATATTACACAAACTACCTATTCTCGCTATGAAAATGGGATTTTAGATCTTCCTAGTGCCGTTCTGATTAAGCTAGCTAATTTCCATAACGTTAGTGTTGATTATATTCTGGGGCAGACTACTATTCCTAAGCGTTATCCTCCTACAAATGATTAA
- a CDS encoding ABC transporter ATP-binding protein — MNPYKVEVLEASKQFKETTALNQVTVKFETGRIHGIIGRNGSGKTVLFKCICGFMQLSSGSIHIDGQPVKPAVAQNIGLIIEDPGFIGSLSGFKNLKLLASIRGLITEEEIHDTLRRVGLDPDSKKHVRKYSLGMRHRLGIAQAIMEKPPLLILDEPMNGLDKQGVLQIREVFKELNKEGTTIILSSHYAEDIEVLCDTVSEMDGGILTPIR; from the coding sequence GTGAATCCATATAAGGTTGAAGTATTGGAGGCCAGCAAGCAATTCAAGGAGACAACAGCGCTAAATCAGGTGACAGTCAAATTCGAGACCGGCCGGATTCATGGAATTATTGGACGGAATGGCTCGGGGAAGACAGTTCTGTTCAAATGTATCTGTGGTTTCATGCAACTTAGCTCTGGAAGTATACATATTGACGGACAGCCGGTCAAGCCTGCTGTGGCGCAGAACATTGGTCTAATTATAGAAGACCCTGGGTTCATCGGTTCTCTCAGCGGTTTTAAAAACTTAAAGTTGCTTGCCTCGATTCGTGGGCTGATAACAGAAGAAGAAATTCATGATACTTTGAGGCGTGTGGGACTCGACCCGGACAGTAAAAAACATGTGAGAAAATACTCGTTAGGTATGCGCCACCGTCTAGGGATTGCTCAAGCCATTATGGAAAAGCCACCGTTGCTCATTCTGGATGAGCCAATGAATGGATTGGACAAGCAGGGCGTTTTGCAAATACGCGAGGTGTTCAAAGAACTGAACAAAGAAGGGACTACCATCATTTTATCTTCGCATTATGCTGAGGATATTGAAGTGTTATGCGATACTGTTTCTGAAATGGACGGGGGTATCTTAACGCCCATAAGATAG
- a CDS encoding PA domain-containing protein: MRSKCNGELSGIVFLLLALGASVFIGKEMLFAVLAIIVLLAQLGIYTFQRNKRGNRFWVYAVALLTEILFLVTNEPWMFILAILLLIVAGVWNVFFAGEVRKSGKVLLVVRRVLYGIVAVIASVFWIVNIYAQPITRSVTLPADLNVEVNNDKLDSPTTMLKNIEIMNSFGSRTTGSEGHNQFIAWLQQQVTDMGLTVYRDEYTFDRWEEKTSSVIIDNQEIHVSSAFPYSGETDSNGVTGELVYTKPGEYEDAKGKIAVVEIKNLKNFPIALVMNLRNTFKAPDSIPSDEGDLVLTTGLKHAKLDEAKEQGVKAVIIVWDGVSDEKAEKQYLPFTEHYFGIPAVWVNKTEGKKVVNAAKEHKAGTVILEAEKQEHAPTESFYVKIEGKNKKESIIVNTHTDGVNVVEEDGAIGMLSMIRYLQQQEQPERTMIFTFVTGHFRLPEFKGTSQATSTWMQAHPELWDGTDGHLKAVAGLTVEHLGSLEWKDNAYGQYGPTGEISTEFAYAGNEIMEAIWKKAVEDRSNTRTVILRGHNKFQFGESQPLFNAGIPMIGLIPMPDYLLVDSADREMDKFDVNLMHEQVGSLLKALQLMDRTETTELGTADRYSFFLGRTK; this comes from the coding sequence ATGAGAAGTAAATGTAATGGAGAATTGTCGGGGATTGTATTCCTGCTTCTGGCACTTGGTGCCTCTGTATTTATCGGGAAAGAAATGTTGTTCGCTGTACTAGCAATAATCGTTCTATTGGCACAATTAGGGATATATACTTTCCAACGCAATAAAAGAGGTAATAGGTTCTGGGTCTATGCAGTTGCCCTGCTAACCGAGATTTTATTCTTAGTCACTAATGAACCTTGGATGTTTATACTCGCTATTTTACTGCTTATCGTCGCAGGGGTATGGAATGTGTTTTTTGCGGGTGAAGTGCGTAAGAGCGGGAAGGTTTTGCTAGTAGTTCGGAGAGTATTGTACGGTATTGTGGCTGTGATTGCCAGTGTTTTTTGGATCGTTAATATCTATGCTCAGCCGATTACCCGGTCCGTTACTCTGCCAGCTGATTTAAATGTTGAAGTCAACAATGACAAGCTTGATTCTCCAACCACCATGTTGAAAAATATAGAAATTATGAATTCCTTCGGCAGCCGTACAACGGGCTCAGAAGGTCACAATCAGTTCATTGCCTGGTTACAGCAGCAGGTGACGGATATGGGCCTTACGGTATACCGTGACGAGTACACTTTTGACCGCTGGGAAGAGAAGACAAGCTCTGTGATCATAGATAACCAGGAAATCCATGTATCCTCTGCGTTTCCATACTCCGGGGAGACCGATAGCAATGGAGTAACTGGAGAACTTGTCTACACCAAACCTGGTGAGTATGAGGATGCCAAGGGTAAAATAGCTGTCGTTGAAATCAAGAACCTAAAGAATTTCCCCATCGCACTGGTTATGAACCTACGTAATACCTTTAAAGCGCCGGACAGTATTCCTTCAGATGAAGGCGATCTAGTCCTTACCACAGGTTTGAAGCACGCTAAGTTGGATGAAGCAAAGGAACAGGGCGTGAAAGCAGTCATCATCGTCTGGGATGGCGTTTCAGATGAAAAGGCTGAAAAGCAATACCTCCCCTTCACCGAGCATTATTTCGGAATCCCGGCAGTTTGGGTCAATAAAACAGAAGGGAAAAAAGTGGTCAATGCAGCTAAGGAACATAAGGCGGGCACAGTGATTTTAGAGGCAGAGAAACAGGAACATGCGCCGACTGAATCTTTTTATGTGAAAATTGAAGGAAAGAACAAAAAGGAATCGATCATCGTTAATACGCATACTGACGGTGTAAATGTGGTAGAAGAAGACGGTGCGATTGGAATGCTCTCCATGATTCGTTACCTGCAGCAGCAGGAGCAACCCGAACGGACTATGATCTTCACCTTCGTAACAGGACATTTCCGATTGCCTGAATTCAAAGGTACCTCGCAGGCAACCTCAACCTGGATGCAGGCACATCCTGAGCTGTGGGATGGTACAGATGGGCACCTGAAAGCCGTGGCAGGACTCACTGTAGAACATCTAGGCAGCTTGGAATGGAAGGACAATGCTTACGGACAATATGGACCCACTGGAGAAATAAGCACTGAATTTGCCTATGCAGGAAATGAAATCATGGAAGCCATTTGGAAGAAAGCCGTTGAAGATAGAAGTAACACCAGGACCGTTATCCTGCGCGGACATAATAAGTTTCAATTCGGTGAGAGTCAGCCCCTGTTCAATGCCGGGATTCCAATGATTGGACTCATCCCCATGCCAGATTATCTGCTGGTAGATAGTGCAGACAGAGAAATGGATAAATTCGATGTGAACCTGATGCACGAACAAGTCGGGTCTCTATTGAAAGCATTACAGCTTATGGATCGTACAGAGACTACGGAGTTGGGGACGGCGGACCGGTATTCGTTTTTCTTGGGGCGGACGAAGTAG